A stretch of DNA from Dehalobacterium formicoaceticum:
CAGAGTTCTTGGCATCAGGTGGAGTCTTTACTCCATCTGATGCTTAGAAATCGTTATCCAGGAACTTAGTGCCACTTATCCCACCGCTTTCACCTGACTAACTTGGCGTAAGTCTCCCGCATTAATTAAGGATATTCCTTGAAGAGATGTCTCCCCTGACTGCTAAAGCGGGAGTCAAACGCCAACTAAGTCATGCATTAGCAGTTCTAAAACTTGCTAAGAAAACCACTTAGCAAGTTAAGAACTTGCGTCAAGAAGCGGGGATATTAGTGGCAGTTAGTTATCGGATAAATGTAGTTATGTCTGATTAATGCTGTCATGTTGAGCATAGGTAAGGATGACATGTTAGGTTGTTCGATAAGTTTTAGCGTTGATAATGTACCGGTCCTTAGGATGAAAAAGATGCACTTTAATGGAGGTCATGAATTTAATGTCAAGCGTCACAGCTATTATTCCGGCTTTCAATGAAGAAAACACCATCGGCGGAATCGTTAAGGTTTTAAGTCAAATCACGGAAGTTAAAGAAATCATTGTCGTGAGTGACGGTTCGGCGGACAATACGGCGGAGAGAGCCCGGGCAGCAGGGGCTAAGGTAATTGAACTGCAGGAAAATGTGGGCAAAGGGGGCGCGATGAGCGCCGGCGTAGCTCAGGCTCAGTATGAGGTGATTCTTTTTCTGGATGCGGACCTGATTGGCCTTACTCCTACCCATGTCCGGGATATGCTTGATCCCGTGCTGAAGGGAGCAGCGGCTATGTCCATCGGGATTTTTGAAAAAGGCCGTTTAGCCACAGATCTGGCTCAGGTGGTTGCCCCCTATCTTTCCGGACAGCGAGTCCTGAGGAAGGACTTGCTGCGGGCAATGCGGGATGTTGAGGACAGTGGTTTCGGCGTGGAAGTAACCTTAACCAAATATGCCCATGACCATCATCTCAAGGTTCAGGAAGTAGAGCTGGCTGGGATGACCCATATTATGAAGGAAGAAAAATTGGGTTTCAAAAAAGGCTTGCAGGCGCGCATGAAAATGTATTGGCAAATCGCCAAGGCTGTTGGCATTGGGCTGAAGCATAAAAATGGTTATCACGATCAGCCTGATGAGCCAGATGAAGCCGTGGGAGCAGAGAAAAATAATCAGTGAGTTTGTGATACAGTGAACCTTCTAAATGAGGTGTACAGATGACAGATTTAAATGACTTAATCGCCCAATGTGGTCTCCCCCGGGAGACCAAAGCTGTTTTTAGACAGATGCAGGTAAAAAAAGCACGGATCAGTAGGAAAAAGAGATCTCTCACCCTGGTGGTGGAACTGCCCTGCCCGATTTCTGAGGAGGATGTGGGGTTTTTTTGTGCGCTGATTCAGGAAAATCTCCCTGCTTTTCAGGAGGTTGTTCTGGAAGTGATGACAGGGAGGGAAAACTACACCCTGGCTCAGGTGATTGAAAAGGAAAGAGGAGTGCTCCTGGAGACCTTGGAGGAGAAGGTTGCCGGTGTGAAAAATTGGCTGCATATGGCGAAATGGCAATGCGCTGATCTCCCTGCTCCCGATGGTTCCGGTCTTGAGGGGTTGATCTTAACCTTTCCCCATCCTTTTGCCGTGGAAATCTTAGAAGAAAAAAAACTGCCCCAGATTCTCGGCAGTCTGATGCATTTTCGCTACGGTCTGGATGTCCCAGTAGAACTGAAATTGGATGATGAGGCGGAAGAAAATTATGAGGAGCATGGCAGGGAAGGGGATAAGGATCAAGAGGCGATTCCTTACGAGGAAATAGACCGGGCGGCCCTTCTGCAATATTGCGCCGTCTCTGATTCTTCATCCCCCGCTGCTTCCCGGGGCGAGGGGAAAAAGGCGATCCCTACCCAGGGTGATGTGATCCTGGGCAAAGTGATTAAAGGGGAACCAATCCCTCTGGAAAAAATTAGGGAAGAAGAGCGGAGTGCGGTGGTCATGGGCCGGATTATTTCCCTGGCAACCAGGGAACTTCGCTCCGGCCGCACCTTAATCATCTTCGATCTTACCGACGATACCGACTCCATCAGCGTTAAGCTTTTTACAGATGAAAAAACCCCGGATAAGGTTTTTACCGCCCTGAAAAAAGGGGCCTGGGTAAAGGTGCGGGGTCCGGTTCAGACGGATAAATATTCCCAGGAATTAACCCTGATGGCTTATGATATCAGTACCGGGCAGGCGGTGGAGCGGGAGGATCACGCCCCGGAAAAAAGGGTGGAGCTTCATCTCCATACCAAAATGAGTTCCCTGGATGCGGTGGTGGATACCAGCCGGGTGGTGGCTCTTGCCGCCAAGTGGGGCCATCGGGCCATTGCCATCACTGACCACGGCGTGGTGCAGGCTTTTCCCGAGGCCTATCAGGCCGGCAAGGAACACAAGATTAAAATTATTTATGGGGTGGAAGGATACCTGATTGACGATGAAGAGACAGACATCCCCTGGCAAAAGCAAAAATCCCATCATATTATCATTTTAGTGAAGAACCAGGGGGGGTTGTTGAACTTATATCGTCTGATTTCTCTTTCCCATTTGGAAACTTATTATCGTAAGCCTCGGATTTTAAAAAGCGTCTTACAAAGGCACCGGGAGGGACTGATTTTAGGTTCTGCCTGTGAGGCGGGAGAATTGTATCGGGCGATACTAAACAAAAAAACCGGGGCAGAAATTGAAGGAATTGCCCAATTTTACGATTACCTGGAGATTCAGCCTCTGGGGAACAATGAATTTCTCGTGCGCAATGACCAGGTACCTGACCGCAAGAGCTTAATGGAAATCAACAAAACCATTATTGCTTTAGGGGAAAAACACCAAAAGCCGGTAGCGGCCACCGGGGATGTCCATTTTATCGAGGAGGGAGATGCCATCTATCGGAAGATCCTGATGGCAGGGAAAGGCTTTGAGGACGATATCCAGGCCCCCCTCTATTTCCGCACCACGGAAGAAATGCTGGCCGAGTTCTCCTATTTGGGAGAGGAGACGGCGCAAAAAGTGGTGATCCGGGATCCCAATTGGATCGCTGAACAAATTGAGGATGTTCTGCCCATTCCCCAGGAGCTTTACCCGCCGGAAATCGAGGGGGCTGAGGAACAGGTAGAGGAGATGACCTGGGGCACCGCCCGGTCTCTCTATGGAGAGACGCTGCCGAATCTCGTCCAGGCCAGAATTGATAAAGAGCTGAACTCCATTATCAAACACGGTTTTTCCGTGCTTTATTTGATCGCTCATAAACTGGTCAAGAAATCTAATGATGATGGTTATCTGGTAGGTTCCCGTGGTTCTGTGGGTTCCTCCATGGTGGCCACCATGATGGGGATTACCGAGGTTAATCCTTTGCCCCCTCACTATCGGTGTCCCGGATGTTGCTACAGCCGGTTTATCACCGATGGCTCCCTGGGTTCCGGACCGGACCTGCCTGATGAGGACTGTCCCCGGTGCGGAAAAGCTTTGGTCAAGGACGGCCACGACATTCCTTTTGAAACCTTCTTAGGTTTTGAAGGGGACAAGACCCCGGATATTGACCTGAATTTTTCTGGGGATTATCAGCCCCGGGCCCATAAATATGTAGAAGAACTTTTCGGCAAAGACCATGTCTTTCGCGCCGGCACCATTTCCACCATCGCAGAACGGACAGCTTTCGGCTTTGTGAAAAACTATTTGACGGACCGGAATCTTCAAGCCCGGGATGCGGAGGTTAATCGATTGGTTAGTGGCTGTTCCGGGGTAAAAAGAACCACGGGCCAGCACCCGGGAGGATTGATGGTGGTCCCGACCAAACTGGACATTCATAAATTTTCCCCCATTCAGCATCCGGCGGATGATATGAAATCCGATATTATCACCACCCATTTTGACTATCATTCCATCAGTGACCGCTTGGTCAAGCTGGATATCCTGGGTCATGATGATCCTACGATGATCAAAATGCTGGAAGATTTGACGGGGATTGACGCCAAGAACATTAAATTGGACGATCAGGAAACCTTATCCCTTTTTTCCGGGGTGGAGATATTAAAGGTGACACCGAAGGAGATTCGCTCTAATGTGGGTACCTATGGAGTACCGGAGTTTGGCACTAAATTTGTCCGCCAAATGCTGGAGGATATTCGGCCCAGCTCCTTTTCGGACCTGGTGCGTATCAGCGGATTCTCCCACGGCACCGACGTGTGGTTGAATAATGCCCAGGAATTAATTCGTTCCGGCACCTGCAAAACCTCAGAAACCATTTCCTGCCGGGATGACATTATGGTTTACCTGATGCAAAAGGGCCTGGAGCCCCAAATCGCCTTTAAAATCATGGAGGATGTGCGGAAAGGAAAAGGGGTCAAACCGGAATACGAAGGGGCGATGAAATCCTGCCAGGTGCCGGATTGGTATATTGACTCCTGCAAAAGAATTAAATATATGTTTCCCAAGGCTCATGCCACCGCTTATGTGACTATGGCCTACCGGATCGCCTGGTTCAAAGTCAACTTCCCGGAAGCCTTTTATGCCTCCTTCTTCTCCGTCCGGGCCGATGAATTTGATGCCGACCTGATGGTTCGGGGCGTGAAAGGGGTCTTAAGAGCCATGGACGAAATTGAGGGTAAAGGAAATGAGGCCAGCACCAAGGAAAAGAATCTGCTCACCATTCTGGAGGTGGTATTGGAAATGTATCAGCGGGGGATTGATCTCCTGCCGGTAAGTCTGGAAAACTCTGCCGCAGAAAAATTTCACATTACCGACCGGGGCATTCTGCCGCCTCTCTCCAGCCTGCAGGGATTGGGGGTTACGGCCGCCCACAATTTGGTGGCGGCCCGGGAAGAAAAACCCTTCTGCACCTGGGATGATATCCGTCTCCGGGGCAAGGCCAGCAAAACGGTGATCGATATGATGGCCGCCCACGGCTGCCTGGATCATTTGCCGGAAAGCAGTCAAATGTGTTTGTTCTAAAGTGGATCGGGATCAATGTTTCCACTATCGCATAAGAAAAACCGGGCGTTAGCCCGGTTTTTCCTATGCAAGAGCAAAAACAGGAGCTTTTTTTAAAGGAAATTAAACTAATCTCTTGAATTCTATCAATATGATTCATATCTATGATTTATATCTGGGAGGGATCCCCATCATGAAACTCATATCCGAAAGAAGCCATCCTGCTGAAATCAAGGATGTTATCGAGGAACTTACCAGGCAAAATAAACGTTTAACCATCATTAACCACATTGCCCAAAGCATCAATGTAGAGATGTCCTATGATGAAATCATCCATCAGGTTGCCGTGCCGCTGAAAAAGGTATTACCCTACGATCTATTAAGCTTTTGTCTCATTGAAAACAATCAATTGATTATTAAATCCGGTATCCCCAAGGAACAAAAAATTTTAGGCGAGGGATGGGTGCTTCATGCTGAAAATTCAGCTCCCTGGAAAGCAATCCATGACAAGCACTGTTTCTTGCGACAGGATATCCCCAACGACCCTCATCAGTATCAGGAGGACGAGGATTTACTTTCTCTTCCTATACGTTGCGCCATTATGGCGCCTCTTCTGGTTAATAATGAAGTCATCGGCGCTCTTAACTTCGGCAGCAAAAACACCTATGCCTATCGGGAGCATGATTTTCTTTTTGTCCAGCAATTAGCGGATCAATTAGCTGTATGCCTCAAAAACACTCAGCTTTTTAACCAAATTTCCAGAATTAAAGCAGATTGGGAACAAACCTTCCAAGCTGTCCCGGATCAATTGTTTCTCATGGATCAGAACTACACCGTCTTAAGGCATAACCAGCTTCCAGAGATCTCTACCTCTCCCGAACGACCGAAATGTTATCAGATCTGTAATCGCTGCCACGGCCACCTGCAGCTCTGTCCCGGGGGAGAAGCCTTTATCCAAGGTGAATCCGCCACTAAGGAGCTGATCAGTGCTGATCAGCAAAAGATTTATCTTATTTCCGCATACCCTGTCAGAACCAGTCAGGAAAAAGTCAGTAATGTGGTGCTCTATATTCAAGATATCACGGAAAAACGGTTGCTGGAATACAAGCTCTTTGGATCAGCAAAAATGGCTTCCATCGGGGAGATGGCAGCAGGAGTGGCTCATGAGTTGAACAGTACCCTGACCGCAATTATTGGCAACTCCGATTTGCTTTTAAGAAACCCCCTCTCGGAATATAAATCCACTAAGCTCCTTACTGATATAAGAAACTGCGGCCAGCGCAGCAAAAAAATCATCCAAAACCTGCTCACCTTTTCCCGACAGGATAATGTAGCCTTAGAAACTGTGCTAATTAATGATGTGGTGAAAAACAGTCTTTCCCTTATTTCCTATCAGATTGAAAAAAATAATATTACTATTCAAGAAAACTATCTGAGAAATATCCCTCCTTTGCTGGGTAACAAGCTCCAGTTGGAGCAAGTGGTGATTAATTTTCTTTTGAATGCCCGGGACGCATTACAAAAAAATGAAAATGGCACCATTACAATCAGCACCACCCTTACCGACGATATTAAAACAAGAACCACCTGGGCGGTGGTGACCGTGGAAGATAATGGCGAAGGCATTTCTAAAAAGAATCTTAATAAAATTTTCCAACCATTTTTTACCTTAAGAGCCAAGACAGGAGGTACGGGGCTGGGGCTCCCCCTCAGCCTGGGCATTGCCCAAACCCATGGAGGCAGGATTGAAGTATGGAGCGAATTAGGCAAAGGAAGCAAATTTTCCTTAATGCTTCCCCTTTGAGTATGGGATTCAAATCGATGATTTCCCAGGATAAGGAGGTCAAAATTATGGAAAAGCTAAAGATTCTCGTTATTGATGATGAAGTAGAAGTATGTACCTTCTTTTCCTTCTATTTTCAGGAGGAAAAAGGCCTGACTGTTCAGGTGGCTTATTCCGGCAAGGATGCCCGGGCATGTTTTTCTAATAACAGTTACGATCTGGCCTTGGTGGATTTGAAGCTTCCTGATGACGACGGTATCAGCCTGTTAAAAGCAATAAAGGCCTCCAACCCTTATTGCCGTGTGATGATTATGACTGGCTACAGCACCATTAAATCTGCCGTAGAAGCCATCAAATACGGTGCTGATGACTATATTGACAAGCCTTTTGACGATCTGAATCAACTGGATGAAATCCTAGGTCAGGTGCTCCAAGAGATCCAGGACGCCGAGCCTCATTTTACTCCGGAATTAGACGCGGATGCTTTAAACTACGGCATTGTCCTGGCCAAAAATAGTCCTCTGAAACAGGTGCTGGCCCTGGGAAAAAAAATCGCCAACAAAAAAATCCCCATTCTCATTGAAGGAGAAACAGGCACCGGCAAGGAGCTTTTAGCGCGCTTTATTCACGGCCATAGTCATCGGGGGAACCAACCTTTCATTCCTGTTAATTGCGGTGCCCTGACAGAGACCTTATTAGAAAGTGAATTATTCGGCTACGAAAAAGGTGCCTTTACCGGGGCATCAGGCACCAGAAAAGGATTTTTTGAGATTGCTCACAACAGCACTCTTTTTCTGGACGAGATTAATAGTGCCTCCCCGGCCATCCAATTAAAGCTGCTACGGGTTTTAGAGACAGGAGAATTCTTTCGCGTGGGCGGGGAAACGCCTGTTAAAACAGACGTGCGCATTATCGCCGCTTCCAATCAAAATCTGCGGCAAGCTGTGCAAGAAGGGTATTTTCGCGAGGATCTCTTCTATCGATTAGATGTGGTTAAGTTACTGTTGCCATCCTTGAAGGAGAGAAAAGCAGACCTCCCCCTGCTCATTCAATATTTTATTGATAAGAATAAACCGGAAAAAGGGGAGGGATCCTTGATTTCTTTTACCCCGAAGGCCTTTGAAGCACTGATGAATTATTCCTGGCCCGGGAATGTGAGAGAGCTATCCAATATCATCATCCGTGCTTTAACCCTATGTGAGGAAAAGGAAATACCTGCTCATATCCTGCCCAAACATATTCTGGGCACTTCTGTCTCCATGACACTGTCTGAGGAGCAGGGTAAAGACTGGCACAGTTGGCGGGAAAATCAATTACATTTCATTATGAGTCAGGATTCCATTCAGTTTATGGACATCCTGGAAAAATGGGAGGCTGAAAAATGCCTTTTTCTGCAATCACTCATTATGGAGGTCCTGAAAAAAACAGAAAATGATCAAAAAGAAGCGGCACGGCTTTTAGGTATTACCCCTCGAACCCTGCGTTACTGGAAAAATGAACAAAAATGATAGCTTTTCAAAGAGGATCAGGAAGAAATTGATCCTCTTTATCATTTAATGACCTAACCGCCACAGTAAATAGCCGTAATATCGATAATGCCGTTTTTTCGGCTATTTGGCCCATGAATAAATTAATTTTATCAAACATGGATAAATCATATAATTATCCTTTATAATGCCCTGTCTAAACTTTAATATATCTGGTTCATATAGCCGAAATCTCGGCTGCCAAATTATTGCATTCCTTTCTTTTCTTACTCCTGCTTAGTTTTCGGAGAATCCCCTCCTTGGCACCCTTCTTGCACTATACATATCACATATCACATCAACCATATTCCGTATTTCATTTTAAACTTCACTTTCCATATTTTGCTTTTTACTACCACTTGCTGCATACGACAAATTGCTTCCCTGAAATCTTATTGACAAAGGAAAAGGAGGTTCATGCTCATGATAGAGGAGTATTATTTCGCAAAATCAGTCTCTGATGCCCTATTTTTCCTCAAGGAAAATCAAGGTCAAGCTCGGATTATTGCCGGTGGTACAGATTTATTGTTGGATCTCGCGGATGAAAAAAAGCATGCGGCCAAACTGGTGGATATCACCCACATCTCCGAACTGGCAGAAATCACGGTGGAAGAAAATTTCATGCGCATCGGCGCCGCCGTGACCCATACCCAGATTACCAGATCGCCCCACATTCAAAAACACTTCCCGGCCTTGGCTGCAGCTTCCGGTAAAGTAGGTTCTTTACAAATTAGAAATATTTCCACCTTGGTGGGAAATATTATCAATGCCCAACCGGCAGCAGACGGAGCTGTTGCCTTAAGTGCCTTAGATGCCCGCATTGAGATGATGTCCGAAGGGAGCTTAAGCACTTTGCCCTTGGATGATGCTTATCTGGGCACGGGAAAAAGCGCTGTCAATAGCCAGGCGCAACTGGTCACCGGCGTGATCATTCCTCTGCCCCAGAAAAATCAAAGCTCCGCTTTTATTCGTCTGGAGCAAAGAAAGGCTCTGGCACTGCCGATGTTAAATGTGGCTGTTAATGTTACACTGGATGCTTCACTGGAAGGCTTTGTCAGAGCAGCCATCGTGATGGCGCCTGTAGGTCCCAAACCCACTCATGCAATGGAAGCAGAAGCTTTTCTGCAGAATGTCCCCGTCACACCGGACACAATTAGGCAAGCTGCCCAATTAGCTGCCAAGGAAGCTAATCCCCGTACCAGCCTGATTCGCGGCTCAAGAGAATATCGTATCAATGTCTTACCGGTATTGGTACAAAGAGCCCTTGATCAGGCAATACAACAAATCAAGCAGGACAATCATTTAATGTAAAGGAGGCACTTCCGCTATGTTTAACCTAAAATTCACCTTAAACGGAGAGGCTGCAGAAGTCTTGGTTGCTCATGGGGCAATGCTGGTTGATATTCTGCGGGATCAGCTGACCTTAACCGGCACAAAAAAGGCTGCGGCAAAGGAGAATGCGGAGCCTGTACCGTAATTATGAACGGTATTGCCGTAAACTCATGTATGATCCCCGCGATGAAGGCCTTTGGCTCAGTGATTGAAACCATTGAAGGGATTGCTCCTAAGAATGGGGTGCATCCCCTCCAGGAATCCTTTATGGATGAAGGGGCAGTCCAATGCGGCTTTTGTACCCCGGGGATGATCATGTCTGCCAAGGCCTTGTTGGATCATAGACCTCACCCTACCTCAGAAGAAATTAAGGAAGCGATCGGCGGAAATATCTGTCGCTGCACAGGCTATGTGAAAATTGAGAAGGCCATCCAAAGAGCGGCTGAAGAAATAGAAAAAGCAAAAAATGAAGAAGTAAAGTGCCAAAAAGGGAGGGATTCTTGTGCAAACCTTTAATATCGTTGGGAAAAATATTCGCAGAAATGATGCTTTGGAAAAGGTCACCGGAACGGCCACCTTTTCCAGCGATCTGAATTTACCCGGCATGCTTCATGGTAAGGTTTTAAGAAGTCCCCATCCTCACGCCAAAATTTTATCAATTGATACCTCGGAAGCAGAAAAATATCCTGGCGTCAAAGCTGTCGCCACCTGGGAAAATACCCCCCGGGTATTGTTTAATACTTCTGCTTCCATGACTTTTACCGTACCTCATCTCACACCGGTGCTGGATCAATATATCTTTGATCAGGTGGTGCGCTATGTGGGAGATGAGGTCGCCGCTGTTGCCGCAGTCAGCGAGGAGGCAGCCGCGGAAGCCCTGAAGCTGATCAAGGTAGAGTATGAGCTGTTACCTGCTGTTTTTGATCCTTTAGATGCCATCAGAGAAGATGCTCCAATCATTCATGAAAGCAAAACCGGGAAAAATATTTCCGGGGAGATTGTCAATATTCAACTGGGGGATACAGAGGCCGGCTTTGCCGAATGCGATCTGGTTCTTGAAGAAACATTTAAGCTTCCGGTGCAAAAACAAGTTCAGTTAGAAACCCAGGCTGCAGTAGCTCGTGTGGGCACCAACGGAGAAATTACAGTTTATTCCACAACCCAAACACCCCACCCCAGCAAAATGATTTTAGCCGGAATCTTTGGTATCCCCCAGAGTAAGGTTCGTGTCCTTAATCCCCCTTATGTAGGGGGAGGATTCGGCGTCCGTATTGGTCTCAGCGCCAAAGCGGAACCCATAGCTGTTGCCCTGGCACAGCTTTCCGGTCATCCGGTAAAAGTAGTCTATTCCCGTGAAGAAGATTTTATCGCTTCGGATACCAGACACGGGGGTTACGTAACCATCAAGCTAGGTGCCAAAAAAGACGGTACCTTTCATGCCATTCAGCTTCAATCAAGGTTGAACGGCGGCGCCTACTGCAGCTTTGGGGGAGAGGTACCTGGAGTCCTGGGAGCAATGGGTCTGTCTGTTTACCGCATTCCCCACCAAAGTTATCAGGGATATACCGTCTATACGAATCGCACCCCTGCCGGTGCTATGCGAGGTTTTGGAAATCCCCAAGCCATGTTTGCCATTGAATCCATGGTAGATATGATGGCAGAAAAATTAGGCATGGATCTTTTAGAGCTCCATCGGAAAAACATTATGCAGGTGGGAGACACTTGGTGCCTGCCCTATGCTTGCTCCTCCACCGGGCTTATGGAATGTATGGAAAAAGCCGCTCAAAGTATCGGCTGGGAAAGAAGGGGTAAATTAAATCAACCGGGAGACACAAAACGTCGGGGCATCGGTATGGGTGTAGGTACCCATGTCAGCAACTCCTGGCCCTTCTGTGTCGACTATGATAATGCCTTAATCACGATACAGCAGGATGGCTCCGTATTGTTATCCTCCGGTGTTCCGGATATCGGTACCGGCACAACCACCACCCTGCCCCAGTTAGCAGCCGAAGTTTTAGGTATTTCCATGGAGCAAATATATATGACCTTTGCCGATACTCTTACCACTCCCTTCGATATTGGCAGCCATGCCAGCCGCACCCTGTATGCCGCCGGAACAGCCGTTATTGCCGCGGCGCAAGATGCTAAACAACAAATATTAGAATATGCGGCGGATCTTTTAGATACACCGGCAGAACGATTAGATATCAAAGAAGGTATGGTCCATATTCAAGGACAGCCCTTTGGCATCTGCTACGGCAGTGATGCCTGTAAAATGGGGAACGCCAAGTTCACAAGTATCACTCTTAAGGATCTGGCCTACTATGCCCATCTGAGAAATAAACAATTTATCGGTGTAGGTCGTATCATTCCGGCTAATGCTCCGCCTTGGCATGCACACTTTGTAGAGGTAGAGGTAGATACGGAAACCGGTGTGATCCAGATCATTAAGGTAGCAGCCGCCCATGACGTAGGTCGGGCTATCAATCCCAAAATTGTGGAAGGACAAATTGAAGGTGGCGTGGTAATGGGTCTCGGTTATGCCCTGGGAGAAGAAATTCTTGTGGACGATAAAGGTAAACCTCAACACACCGGCATCCATAAATATTTCCTGCCCACCGCCATGGATATTCCGGAGATTGATGCCATGTATGTGGAATCCATTGATCCCACCGGCCCCTTTGGCGCCAAGGGTGTAGGAGAATGTGGCTTGGTACCTACGGCACCAGCTGTAGCGACAGCAGTATTTGATGCCATCGGCATACGTTTTACC
This window harbors:
- a CDS encoding xanthine dehydrogenase family protein molybdopterin-binding subunit, whose translation is MQTFNIVGKNIRRNDALEKVTGTATFSSDLNLPGMLHGKVLRSPHPHAKILSIDTSEAEKYPGVKAVATWENTPRVLFNTSASMTFTVPHLTPVLDQYIFDQVVRYVGDEVAAVAAVSEEAAAEALKLIKVEYELLPAVFDPLDAIREDAPIIHESKTGKNISGEIVNIQLGDTEAGFAECDLVLEETFKLPVQKQVQLETQAAVARVGTNGEITVYSTTQTPHPSKMILAGIFGIPQSKVRVLNPPYVGGGFGVRIGLSAKAEPIAVALAQLSGHPVKVVYSREEDFIASDTRHGGYVTIKLGAKKDGTFHAIQLQSRLNGGAYCSFGGEVPGVLGAMGLSVYRIPHQSYQGYTVYTNRTPAGAMRGFGNPQAMFAIESMVDMMAEKLGMDLLELHRKNIMQVGDTWCLPYACSSTGLMECMEKAAQSIGWERRGKLNQPGDTKRRGIGMGVGTHVSNSWPFCVDYDNALITIQQDGSVLLSSGVPDIGTGTTTTLPQLAAEVLGISMEQIYMTFADTLTTPFDIGSHASRTLYAAGTAVIAAAQDAKQQILEYAADLLDTPAERLDIKEGMVHIQGQPFGICYGSDACKMGNAKFTSITLKDLAYYAHLRNKQFIGVGRIIPANAPPWHAHFVEVEVDTETGVIQIIKVAAAHDVGRAINPKIVEGQIEGGVVMGLGYALGEEILVDDKGKPQHTGIHKYFLPTAMDIPEIDAMYVESIDPTGPFGAKGVGECGLVPTAPAVATAVFDAIGIRFTEIPMTPERVYKKIKEQKGR